A single genomic interval of Sphaerodactylus townsendi isolate TG3544 linkage group LG08, MPM_Stown_v2.3, whole genome shotgun sequence harbors:
- the CAB39 gene encoding calcium-binding protein 39 — protein MPFPFGKSHKSPADIVKNLKESMAVLEKQDISDKKVEKATEEVSKNLVAMKEILYGTNEKEPQTEAVAQLAQELYNSGLLSTLVADLQLIDFEGKKDVAQIFNNILRRQIGTRTPTVEYICTQQSILFMLLKGYESPEIALNCGIMLRECIRHEPLAKIILWSEQFYDFFRYVEMSTFDIASDAFATFKDLLTRHKLLSAEFLEQHYDRFFSEYEKLLHSENYVTKRQSLKLLGELLLDRHNFTIMTKYISKPENLKLMMNLLRDKSRNIQFEAFHVFKVFVANPNKTQPILDILLKNQTKLIEFLSKFQNDRSEDEQFNDEKTYLVKQIRDLKRPAQQEA, from the exons ATGCCGTTTCCCTTCGGCAAATCACACAAGTCTCCTGCAGACATAGTGAAGAATCTGAAAGAGAGTATGGCAGTTCTAGAAAAACAAGATATTTCTGACAAGAAGGTAGAAAAg GCTACTGAAGAAGTTTCAAAAAATCTAGTCGCTATGAAAGAAATCTTATACGGCACAAATGAAAAGGAACCCCAGACAGAAGCTGTGGCCCAGCTTGCTCAAGAACTGTACAACAGTGGTCTTCTTAGCACCCTAGTAGCTGACTTGCAACTAATCGATTTTGAG GGTAAAAAGGATGTGGCTCAAATATTCAACAACATTCTGAGAAGACAGATTGGTACAAGAACTCCCACAGTTGAATACATCTGCACTCAGCAAAGTATACTATTCATGCTACTAAAAGG GTATGAATCTCCAGAGATCGCTCTGAATTGTGGAATTATGTTAAGAGAGTGCATCAGACACGAACCACTGGCAAAAATAATCTTGTGGTCAGAACAGTTTTATGACTTTTTCAGATATGTGGAAATGTCAACATTTGATATAGCTTCAGATGCATTTGCCACTTTTAAG GATTTGCTTACACGGCACAAGTTGCTGAGCGCAGAGTTCTTGGAACAGCATTACGATAGG TTCTTTAGTGAATATGAAAAGCTACTGCATTCGGAAAACTATGTGACAAAACGACAGTCCCTTAAG CTGCTTGGTGAATTGCTACTGGATAGGCACAACTTCACGATTATGACAAAATACATCAGTAAACCTGAAAATCTCAAATTAATGATGAACCTTCTACGAGACAAGAGTCGCAACATTCAGTTTGAAGCCTTTCATGTCTTTAAG GTGTTTGTAGCCAATCCTAACAAGACACAGCCTATATTAGATATTCTCTTGAAGAACCAGACCAAACTTATTGAGTTCCTCAGCAAGTTTCAGAATGACAGGTCCGAGGACGAACAATTTAATGATGAGAAGACCTATTTAGTCAAACAGATCAGGGATTTGAAAAGACCAGCGCAGCAAGAAGCTTAA